AGGAATATTAATAGCAAATTATAATTGTAAATGGAGAAAAGTTGATTTAAACATTTTCCTATGTTTATTCAAAAAGGTATGCACATAAATGGAATCTTCTATAATCCTACTTTTTTATATAAATCCACTTGGAACATAATAGTATTTATAATATTAATGGGCATGCTAAGGAAAAACAAAAAAAATGGAATCGTATTTTTTACATACATTGGATTGTATTCTATAGGTCGATTTATAATCGAAGGAATGAGAACCGATAGTTTAATGCTAGGAAATATAAGAATTGCTCAATTAATGAGTTTAAGTGGAATTTTAGTTTGGATAATATTTATATTTTTAAGCAATTATAAAAGTAGAGTAAAAGGAAGATGATATTAATGACAAACATAATATTATTTATAGCAATTGGCCTAATGGCTGGAATTCTGAGTGGAATGTTTGGGATTGGTGGAGGCATAATAATTGTACCTGCATTAATGTACTTATGTGGATTTAGTCAGTTAAAAGCACAGGGAACATCTCTTGCAATTTTGCTTCCTCCTGTTGGAATTTTAGCTTTTATTAGTTACTACAAAAGAGGACAGGTAAATGTGCAAGCAGGGATTTTGATATGTATATTTTTAGTTATTGGTTCAGTATTTGGAGCCAAAATAGCTAATAATATACCATTATCCATTTTAAAAAAAGCATTTGGAATATTAATGATTTTGATATCTTTAAAAATGATTTTTTCTAAATAATAAAGTGATTCTTAGCTTCAGATGGAGTTTTATTAATAGAGGAATACTTCTCAACCTGAAGCTTAGAAGAACTTATAACCTCAAGGGTCACAATGTCCAGGAGCGTGCAGCCGTTATCTCTCACTTGAATAGGTGGGAGAGTTACGGATTCTAGCTATCGGATAAAATAAATTATAACAATTTTTTATAGATGGTAAGCTGTTAGTTTAAATTAATAATAGTTGTAACAACTATAACGGGTATTTTATTATCTTTAAGATATAATCATAGAACATGGTGTAATTTTTGCCCAATGGGAACTATGGCATCAGTTATATCAAAATTTAGAAAAAGTAAAAAAGTATTAAATGTATCATCATCATGTGTTTCATGTAAAATATGTGAAAAGAAATGTCCATTAGGACTAGTTCCTTATGATTACAAAGGTGATATATTAAGTCATCCAGATTGTATACAATGTATTCAATCTGTAACTGCTTGCCCTAAGAAAGCTATAGGATATAATAAAATAACTATAAAATAATTTTTCAGAGTTAAAAGAGAGGATACTAGAAAATAGTTTATCCTCTCTTTTTTACTATTGTTTTATTATATATTTTTAGTTGTGGCATCCATGCTCATGCTCATCGCATAATTCACCGGAGTCAGAAACTGAGCCATTAAGCCAATTAAGAGCTACTGTTTTCACATCTCCAGAGCATCCTCGTAATACTTCGATACCTGCATTCTTTAAAACGTTAACTGCTCCTTGGCCCATATTGCCTGCAAGCATGATTTCCACTCCAATTTCAGAAAGAGTTGTAGCAATGTTTGATTTACATCCACAGCCAGCTGGGGATGCAAGGGTTTCTTCATTAACTATTTCTTTAGTATTGTTATCAACTGTGAAAATTGTGTAATATTCACAATGCCCAAAGTGACTATCGATTATGTTTTGACGTGTTGGTAATGCAATTTTCATATAATTATTCCTCCAATAAAAATTTATTAAAGTAGCAGATGTATCAAGATGTTATTGACATATGCCCTTTATATATTATAATAAGGTTATAAAGAACATATGTCAATAATTATAAAGTCAGAGGTGAAAAGGAATGCCAAGACCTAGAAAATGCAGAAAGGTATGTTTCTTACCTGAAATAGACTCATTTGGACCGCGGAACAGCACAAATATAAGAACAGAGATTATTTTAATGACCGTAGATGAATATGAAACAATACGACTTATTGATTTAGAAGAAATGACACAGGAAGAGTGTGCAGAGAAAATGGATGTTGCACGAACAACTATACAAAGAATTTATAACGATGCACGAAAAAAACTGGCAAAGTCATTGGTAGAAGGAAAAACATTAAAAATTCAAGGTGGAGATTATATACTTTGCGATAAGGGTGAACCTTTATGCAGGTGTAAAAAATGCTGTAAACGAAAAGTTTCACCTGAAAATTCTGAAAAGATTTAAGAAGAAAACTGATTTATAAGATATAATAAAATAGTTTGTCTGAGCTAGAATAGAGGAAACTAGAAAATGGGTTATCCTCTCTTTTGTTATATTGTATATGTGTGTGACTAAATCACATATATTAGTGAAAGACTAATATATAATAAAGATAAGGAGGGGCATAAATGAATAATTATGCTGGATATGTTGGTTAAAATCTTTTAAATGGTGATTTTAAGCAAGTAAATGTAGATAAAGTTAGAGAACTTGTAGAAAACAATGCATATATTGTAGATGTTAGAGAATGTGGAGAATATGCTAATGGATACAATAAAGGTTCAAAAAATGTTGCTTTAAGTGAACTTAGATAAAGTATTGTTACTGAATATAATTTTAGATAAATTAATTAAGTGATTAAGTCACAGAAATAGTAAAAAGATAAAGTTATAATTAAAGTATAAGAAGTAATAAAAATTTTAAAATATAAATTGGGGGAGTTAAGTGTGGTTAAAGCAATAAATGGTAATGAATTTGTTGAAAGTGTTGAAAATACTAAAGGCGTAGTAGTTGTTGATTTCTCGGCAACTTGGTGTGGCCCATGTAAGATGTTAGGTCCAGTGTTTGAAGGAGTTAGTAATAAAATGGGAGACAAAGCTAAATTCTTTAAGGTAGATGTAGATGAAAGCAGAAATATAGCTCAAAAGTATAGAATAGCTGCAGTTCCAACTATGATTATATTTAAGGATGGAGTTCCTGTAGAAAATTTAGCAGGTTTTATGCCAGAACAAAATATAACAAATAAGGTGAATGCATATTTATAGAAAGTAAAAGTATAATTGATCTTACATGAAAAACAGATAGTCTAAGTTAAAGTTAGAGTATCTGTTTTTCACGTATATATCAATGATTTAATTTAAGATTATTATATCTTTAAACATAAGTAATATTTCTAATTTAGAGAAGATAAACTATTGAACATTTCAGCTCAGTTCAAGTCTTGTCACGGAATAACTCAAATTATTAGTAAATTACCTAAAGTAGGAATATTTAGAGTAAATAATGGCATGAATGCGAGAACTATGAATAGAAGTGCAATGGAAGATAAATCTAAATTTACTTCTGACAATTGGGTTGAGTGTATTACTCCATTAATTAATCGTGCATTAGCAGAAGCTAGGAGGGAATTAATCCGTAATACCTATATAGAGAATTTATTCTTAATATGTGACTTAACCATATAAATATATATATAAATACTTTATAATATATGTTAGAAAAAGAATCAGATTACAAACTTGCAAATGAAATTATTAAACACATTTTAGGGAGACTGATAAAGTATGGAATATTTTCTGTTATTTTTAGAGGGAATTATAACCTTTATATCACCTTGTATTTTGCCACTATTACCTTTATATGTATCATATTTTGCAGGTGGAAATGAAGAATATGATAAAAATAAATATAATGCATTAGTAAATTCTTTAGGGTTTGTATTAGGATTTACGATAATATTTACATTATTAGGCACACTCGCTGGAACCTTTGGAAGCTTTATAAAAGAACAAAGTGCTATTATAAATATGTTAGGTGGATTTATAGTAGTTTTGTTCGGTACAAATTATATGGGAATATTTAAAATTCCATTTTTAGAAAGAAATCTAAAGATTAATGCTGAAATAAAGACATTTAAGTTTTTATCTTCTATTTTGTTTGGAATGATTTTTGCAATAGGATGGACACCATGTGTTGGTACATTTTTAGGAACTGCCTTGATGATTGCAGTTAACTCACAAGATATTTTAAAAGGTACTATGATGCTTTTAATTTATAGTATAGGACTTGGTATACCTTTTGTAATATGTGCTATTTTAATAGATAAGCTAAAGGAAGCATTTAATTTTATAAAAAGCAATTATAAAGTTATAAATAGGATATCTGGAATAATTCTTGTGATTATAGGTATTTCAATTATGACTGGTTATTTAAATAAAGTACTTTCATTTTTAACATTTTAGGAGGAATCTATGAATAATAATAAAAAATCAATTTTACTAGTAATGGGATTTTTTTGCTTTGTAGTATTTTTAGTAAGTACATATTTTGGCTATGGTTTCTTAGCTTCAAAATATAATAATAAAAATATAAGCAATGAAACTGGGAAAAGTGGAAATATAAAGATTCAAAATAAAGTTTCTACAAAAGGATCAGATAAGAATAAAGTTATGGCAAAAGACTTTGTTGTTTATGATGAAGATCTAAAGGAAGTAAAGTTATCAGATTATAAAGGAACTCCCGTAGTATTGAATTTTTGGGCTAGTTGGTGTCCACCTTGCAAGTCAGAGATGCCTTCATTTGATGAAATGTCAAAGAAGTATAGCGAAGATAAAATAGCTATTTTAATGATAGACTTAACTGATGGTCAAAGAGAAACTATAAGCATTGCTAAGCAATTTATAAAAGACAATAATTATAATATGAAGGTTTTATTTGATAATAAAATGGATGCATCAAATATATATAATATTTCAGCTATACCAAGAACTATTTTTATTGATAAAGATGGATATATTGTTGAAGATAATTCAGGGGCAATAACAAAAGAACACTTAGAAAGTCAAATAAAATTGTTGCTTAAGGGATTATGAAACATAAAGGATTAGAAATGCAAAGTGACAATTATAATATATAAATTAAAATATGGGCTGTTGAACTACTAATTTTTTAGTTGTTCAACAGCCCTTTTATATAAATTTTATGGAATATATTTATATATTATATTTAGGATAATAATTAATAGTAGTTTGTACTCATTGTTTAAAATTCTCAGTGTGTGTAAACTGAAAATTTTTATGGTGGTTAATTACATACATTCATGGTAGTGTGTGAATATAATGAACATATTTCTGTTAAAAAATAAGATAAAGCGTTCACTTATTATATAGTTAATATAATAGTTTTAATTATCTATTTCTATTTGAACTAAATATATATAATTTGGAGGAGCTATATATATTTAGCATTTTCATAAAAGGAGTTCTTTATACTTAAAACGAGGTCACGCGATGAATTCCCTTTAAGCATATTTTTTATAGTGTATTCTTTTACTTTATCATATTTATTAAAAATTGCCTTTGCTTTATTACTGTCATTGTATACCTTCCAATATCCACATAATAAACATTTTTTTGTAGTACATTCCATAAAATCTTTAACATCTTTAAAGGGTATTCCAAGGAATAATCCAAGCTCATGAGGGCAGTGATATTTTTCATATCTGATTTTTAATACATTTATATAATCATTAATACATACATTAGAAGGATATCCTATATTAAATAAAAATTTCATATGAGACTTTTTATTTAAATCTTTTTCTAATATAAATTCATCATAGATCATAACTATAATTGAGTCACAGCTTTCTCTTAATTCTATAAACTTAAAATTTATAGTCTCTATAAAATCACTTCCAAAATCATTCCAACTATTATATAACTTTTGATTATTCTTTTTTATTGTAATTGTAACAGCTGGTTTGATTCCTGCAATTACTAATGATAAATTGTATACTAAAAAAGTTTCTATATATTCTTTATTATGCATTGAATCTAATTTATTATAAAAATCTAGATATATCATTTCATATCACCGCCAAACTTATTTTATGCAAGAGCTATTTTCTTACCAAAATCTATACACTCTTGTTTGTTATCATCAGGTTCATTTTGGATTATTAATGGAGTATCTATGATAGTACAACCATAGCCTATCATTCTTTCTTCAAAATCTCTCATCCATTGCCCATCTCCCCAACCATAAGAGCCAAATAGTGCAACTTTTTTACCAGAAAGCTTAGTTGAAATTTCATCAATAAGTGGTTCGAATTCTGACTCTTCTAGTACTTCGTCTCCCATTGCAGAGCAACCTAAAACAATTACTTCTTCGTCTAGTAATTCGTCTACATTTACATCTGAGACAACTACTGTTTCAGCATTTTTACCTGCTTCTACAAGTCCTTCTCTAATCAATTCTGCCATTTTTTCTGTATTACCCGTTCCTGACCAATATACTATTTTCATTTACTACCACTCCCTACAACTTTTCAATAAGTTTGAAAATCATTCTCAATTAGAGAATATAATATAAGACCAATTTTGTCAAGTTTTATTTTAAAATTAAAGAACAATTTTACATTATTGAGTTATTTTCATAGGTTTATAAGATAATAATATTAATGGGAGAGTAATAACATCTGAAAAGAATGAAAAATAAAATTCATTTTATTTATTCTGAATAATAAGAAACTACAATATTGCTCCAGTTTTCAATTATGCAGTCAGTAATTTTAGGATCATACATTATCATCTTCTTAAAAACATTCATAGAAATACATACGTTGATGAGATTAAATCTCTTCATATATATTTTAACCACCTTTTTTGTGTGTCAAGTTGACAGTATGTGAGTTATTGAATATAATCTAAAAAATAGAGTATAACATGCAATAGGGAATGAAGTGAAAATCTTCGACTACCCCAGTAACCGTAAAACTGACGAAATCTAGGGCATATAAAAGAAAACGACAATGAAACGATAATGAATTGTTGTTAATTTAATATGCTTAAAATGCCACTGAGAAATTGGGAAGGCTTTGAGAGTAGGCTGAAGTTAAGTCGGGATACCTTAGTGTTATACGAAATTAATATCCTCTGAGGGTGGGATATTAGAAAAGAAAGTATATTTCTATTTATTAAAGCTTTAGTCATTTACTTTAGTTTTATTATTCTTGGACTTATACAGTTATGCATTTTTAGGCATACTCTCAAAAGGGTATGCCTTTGTTTAATTTGCCCTTAAATCTAAAAATAATTTTAGGAGGACATTATGAAATTTAGAAACAAACTTTTATCGTTAGTTTTCATATTTACACTGATTATGACTATGTTAATTGGATGCACAGAAAAAACTGCAGCAATGACAGATAGAGCAGGTAATCAATTTAAATTACCTAAAAAATTAAATACAATAATATCTACGGCACCGTCAAATACAGAAATATTAGTTGAGCTCGGACTTGCAGATAAACTAGTTGCAATAGATAAGTACTCAATAGGCATTGAGGGTGTACCTAAAGACTTACCTAAAATTGATTTTAGAAATCCAGATGCTGAAACTCTTGTTGGTTTAAAGCCAGATATAATAATAGCTTCAGGTCATAATAAATCAGGAAATCAAGATCCATTTGCAGCTGTAAAAGAAGCTGGAATAGAGGTTGTGTACATACCAGTTAGCTCTAGTATAGAAGGTATTTATGAAGATATAAATTTTATGGCTGAAATTACAGGTACTGATAAAAAAGGTACAGAAATAGTAGATAATATGAAAAATGAACTAAATACTATTAAAAAAATAGGAGAGACAATCACTGATAAAAAAAGTGTTTATTTTGAAATAGGATCGACTCCATCTTTATATAGCTTTGGAAATAGTACTTTTTTAAATGAAATGATAGAACTAATTGGCGCAAAAAATATATTATCAAATGAAAATTCATGGATATCACCAAGTGAGGAATCTATATTAAAAGCTAATCCAGATGTGATAATTACTAGTGAACCAACAGAAAATATTGTTGAAGCTATTAAAACTCGTGATGGGTGGAAAGATATTACTGCGGTTAAGGAAAATAATATATTTGTTATTGATAAAGACTCGTCATCTAGACCATCTCAAAACATATTAAAAGCACTTAAAGAAATGGCTAAAGCAATTTATCCAGAAAAATATACACATTAATAAAAGTGCGAAGCACAACCAAGAACAATTTGTTATAGAAGTTACATACTGAAAAAAGAGGGTATAAATAAGATGTACAATTATAAAGAAACACCACAAACTACATATAACAATAAAAATGAACCAAGAATTAATCAAAATAATAAAGCAATTTTATTATTAATTTTGCTAACATTTTTAATTTTATGCATTGGAACCTCTATTGGAGGTGCTAATACCAGTATTAAAGATATTTTATCTATAATTGTATATAAAATATTTGGAATTCCACTATCTAAAGGTATTTATAATAATGATGTAGCAATAATTTGGAATTTGAGATTACCAAGAGTTTTATTAGCATTTATAGTAGGAGGTTCACTATCGGTAAGCGGTGCTGTAGTTCAATCTGTACTTAAAAATCCATTAGCATCCCCATATACTTTAGGAGTATCTTCAGGTGCCTCTCTTGGAATTGGATTACTTATAGTATCTGGATTTTCAATACCATTTATCGGGAAACTAACAATGCCCATAGTAGGATTTTTGTGTGGAATTGTAACTGTATTTTCTATTGTGAAATTTGCATCTATAGTTGATAAGGGCATGTCAAATACAACTATAATTTTATCTGGAATGGTGTTTTCTTTGTTTTTCAATGCAATTCTCACAACTATAACAGCATTATATAGTG
The DNA window shown above is from Clostridium beijerinckii and carries:
- a CDS encoding flavodoxin, encoding MKIVYWSGTGNTEKMAELIREGLVEAGKNAETVVVSDVNVDELLDEEVIVLGCSAMGDEVLEESEFEPLIDEISTKLSGKKVALFGSYGWGDGQWMRDFEERMIGYGCTIIDTPLIIQNEPDDNKQECIDFGKKIALA
- a CDS encoding cytochrome C biogenesis protein ResB — protein: MEYFLLFLEGIITFISPCILPLLPLYVSYFAGGNEEYDKNKYNALVNSLGFVLGFTIIFTLLGTLAGTFGSFIKEQSAIINMLGGFIVVLFGTNYMGIFKIPFLERNLKINAEIKTFKFLSSILFGMIFAIGWTPCVGTFLGTALMIAVNSQDILKGTMMLLIYSIGLGIPFVICAILIDKLKEAFNFIKSNYKVINRISGIILVIIGISIMTGYLNKVLSFLTF
- the btuC gene encoding ABC transporter permease (required for transport of corrinoids such as cobalamin; functions as a complex of BtuCDF), whose translation is MYNYKETPQTTYNNKNEPRINQNNKAILLLILLTFLILCIGTSIGGANTSIKDILSIIVYKIFGIPLSKGIYNNDVAIIWNLRLPRVLLAFIVGGSLSVSGAVVQSVLKNPLASPYTLGVSSGASLGIGLLIVSGFSIPFIGKLTMPIVGFLCGIVTVFSIVKFASIVDKGMSNTTIILSGMVFSLFFNAILTTITALYSEDIKSIVLWQMGSFSMKGWSYVKIGTPFFIMGITGVIFYCREMDILSFGEEQAKSVGVDTRRIKRNLLVFSAILTGSAVALSGTIGFVDLIIPHLVRRMFGAKHRIVIPTCIIFGGCFMVITDLVARTIIVPSELPVGAITALIGAPFFAYIYFKKSK
- a CDS encoding DUF3793 domain-containing protein, giving the protein MIYLDFYNKLDSMHNKEYIETFLVYNLSLVIAGIKPAVTITIKKNNQKLYNSWNDFGSDFIETINFKFIELRESCDSIIVMIYDEFILEKDLNKKSHMKFLFNIGYPSNVCINDYINVLKIRYEKYHCPHELGLFLGIPFKDVKDFMECTTKKCLLCGYWKVYNDSNKAKAIFNKYDKVKEYTIKNMLKGNSSRDLVLSIKNSFYENAKYI
- the trxA gene encoding thioredoxin: MVKAINGNEFVESVENTKGVVVVDFSATWCGPCKMLGPVFEGVSNKMGDKAKFFKVDVDESRNIAQKYRIAAVPTMIIFKDGVPVENLAGFMPEQNITNKVNAYL
- a CDS encoding permease, whose translation is MTNIILFIAIGLMAGILSGMFGIGGGIIIVPALMYLCGFSQLKAQGTSLAILLPPVGILAFISYYKRGQVNVQAGILICIFLVIGSVFGAKIANNIPLSILKKAFGILMILISLKMIFSK
- a CDS encoding TlpA family protein disulfide reductase — protein: MNNNKKSILLVMGFFCFVVFLVSTYFGYGFLASKYNNKNISNETGKSGNIKIQNKVSTKGSDKNKVMAKDFVVYDEDLKEVKLSDYKGTPVVLNFWASWCPPCKSEMPSFDEMSKKYSEDKIAILMIDLTDGQRETISIAKQFIKDNNYNMKVLFDNKMDASNIYNISAIPRTIFIDKDGYIVEDNSGAITKEHLESQIKLLLKGL
- a CDS encoding dinitrogenase iron-molybdenum cofactor biosynthesis protein gives rise to the protein MKIALPTRQNIIDSHFGHCEYYTIFTVDNNTKEIVNEETLASPAGCGCKSNIATTLSEIGVEIMLAGNMGQGAVNVLKNAGIEVLRGCSGDVKTVALNWLNGSVSDSGELCDEHEHGCHN
- a CDS encoding ABC transporter substrate-binding protein, whose translation is MKFRNKLLSLVFIFTLIMTMLIGCTEKTAAMTDRAGNQFKLPKKLNTIISTAPSNTEILVELGLADKLVAIDKYSIGIEGVPKDLPKIDFRNPDAETLVGLKPDIIIASGHNKSGNQDPFAAVKEAGIEVVYIPVSSSIEGIYEDINFMAEITGTDKKGTEIVDNMKNELNTIKKIGETITDKKSVYFEIGSTPSLYSFGNSTFLNEMIELIGAKNILSNENSWISPSEESILKANPDVIITSEPTENIVEAIKTRDGWKDITAVKENNIFVIDKDSSSRPSQNILKALKEMAKAIYPEKYTH